CATTATATTTCGCAGGCCGCTCAAGGGTTGCAGCATGCTCACGAATCCGGCCTCGTGCATCGCGACATCAAGCCCGGCAACCTGCTGATCGACCGCGCTGGGGTGATGAAGATCCTCGACATGGGGCTGGCGCGCTTTTTCCACGATGAAGAAGACATCATCACCAAGCGATACGATGAAAACGTGTTGGGCACCGCCGACTATCTCGCACCCGAACAAGTGGTCGATAGTCACAGTGTGGATATTCGTGCCGACATTTATTCGCTGGGTGCGACATTCTACTTTATGCTCACGGGGAGTCCGCCGTTCCATGAAGGCTCGGTTGCCCAGAAGCTGATCTACCACCAAACCAAAGAGCCGCGGCCAATTGGCACGCTGCGCCCGGAAGTTCCGCCCGAACTCATCCAGGTGGTGCAGCGGATGATGACCAAAGATCCCACGCATCGCTTTCAAGTGCCCAATGATGTCATCGATGCCCTAGCACCGTTTGTGCAAGTGCCGATTGCGATTCCGCCGGATAAGGAAATGCCGCAACTCTGCTTGGCTGCTCAGGGACAAAATCCCATGCCGCCAGCACCGCCACCAACGGGCCGCCCGACGATGGCCGCGCCTGCTCCGCCACCGCGCTCAAATCCGGGTGTGCGTCCGATGGCGACGCCGTCGCAGGCCGAAATTGGGCCGCCGATGACGCCGCGACCCGCGCAGCAGATGCCGCCGCAAATGGCCCCACGGCCCAAACCGCCCCAACCGCAACTGCGGCCTGCTTCGCAGCCGGGAGCGCCGACGGCTCCCCAACGCCCCGCGCCGCAACAGCCGTTGCCCGTGAGTGATCCGTATCAACCGGTGTGGGAAAATCTCACCGATACGGCCGATCCCTCGCGTGGCGATACCGACCGTTCGACACCGCCGCTGCGCCCGGAAAGTGGCATGGCATTCCCCATGAGCTCCGGTGGCTTTCCGGCGGTGGCACCCACCGCGACCGCCTCCCCGCCCGCTCCCAAGAGCAATCCCGGTCCCGGAATCATCGCCTGGCTGCGAGCGCGACCACTGGTGATCGGCCTGGGCGCGGTCGTCTTGCTGACCATCGTCGCCGTTGCGCTCATGCTCAACCGCAACGACCGCAAGCCGGGAGTGAACGCGGCTCCGAATCAGGCACTCGTTGGCCCAGGTGGGCAATTTGCGACCCTGCGGGAAGCGATCGAAAAACGCAAACCCGAGCAAAAAGAACTGCTGCTTCTGGGCGATCTCAACGAAGGGCCAATCCGCCTTTCGGGGGCCAACTCCGAAGGCTTGGTCATTCGCCCGATGGATCCCGCTCGCACAATTGTTTGGTCGACGGGGAGTTCGAGCGCCAATGACTTTCTCTTGACGCTGCGCGAAATGCGCAATTTGCGCATCAGCGGCATCGAATTCCGAATCGGCGACAAGATGAAGGGCGGCATCAGCATCTACGGTGTCAGCCCAGGATTGGTGCTGGAGAATATCACCATCACCGGTGGCAAAGAATCGTCGCTGCTGCTCAGTTGCCAAGGCAGCGTCGATTCCCCCGTGTTGATTCGCAAATCGACGATCCGTCAGCCGGGAAGCAAGGCTGCGGTCGAATTTTCATCGGGTGTAAGTTTTGTGCAGTTGCATGATTGTAAGCTGATTGGTGATCGCGATCGCACGGAATCCGGCGTCTACTTCATGGGATCCTTCAACGAAGTGGAACTGGCGCGCTTGCGTGTCTATCAATTCTCGCATGGGGTGATGATCCCATCGCTGAATGATAAATCGCCGAAGAAAAATTTACTTCTCCGCGAAAGTACGTTTAGCGAAATGAAAGAAGCTGGCTTGAGCGTGGCGGAAATGACGCAACCCGTTTCCCCCAGCGTCAGCCTCACCCTGACGGCCAACTATTTCCATAAGTCGCGTGCGGTGGTGCGTTATACCTCGGCACGAGGCGTCTGGAAATCGGGGATGGAGATTCGTGGGGAACGCAATGCCCGCGACTCCGAAACCAAGCCAGTCGAGGCGAGCATTCAGAATCCCAACAATGCCAAGCCGGAAGATCTGCTCGCATTGGTGACGATTCCAGCGGCGCTAACCACCGATCCCACCAACGACCGATTCCTTCTCGCGGAACCGGGCAGCCCGTTGGAACAATCTGGGAGCGGTGTACCGAGCAAATCCCCCTAATGATTCCAGGGGGAGATTGGTCGA
This DNA window, taken from Tuwongella immobilis, encodes the following:
- a CDS encoding serine/threonine protein kinase, which gives rise to MPAPATVQEFLELVQKSGVVDEGRLKSYLTQLKAGNQIPAEPNRFAGLLIREGILTHFQAEQFLQGRWKRFHIGRYKVLERLGAGGMGQVFLCEHKLMRRRVAVKVLPTNKADDQSSLERFYREARAVAALDHPNIVRAFDIDTDENLHFLVMEYVDGSSIQDIVKKFGPMDVLRSCHYISQAAQGLQHAHESGLVHRDIKPGNLLIDRAGVMKILDMGLARFFHDEEDIITKRYDENVLGTADYLAPEQVVDSHSVDIRADIYSLGATFYFMLTGSPPFHEGSVAQKLIYHQTKEPRPIGTLRPEVPPELIQVVQRMMTKDPTHRFQVPNDVIDALAPFVQVPIAIPPDKEMPQLCLAAQGQNPMPPAPPPTGRPTMAAPAPPPRSNPGVRPMATPSQAEIGPPMTPRPAQQMPPQMAPRPKPPQPQLRPASQPGAPTAPQRPAPQQPLPVSDPYQPVWENLTDTADPSRGDTDRSTPPLRPESGMAFPMSSGGFPAVAPTATASPPAPKSNPGPGIIAWLRARPLVIGLGAVVLLTIVAVALMLNRNDRKPGVNAAPNQALVGPGGQFATLREAIEKRKPEQKELLLLGDLNEGPIRLSGANSEGLVIRPMDPARTIVWSTGSSSANDFLLTLREMRNLRISGIEFRIGDKMKGGISIYGVSPGLVLENITITGGKESSLLLSCQGSVDSPVLIRKSTIRQPGSKAAVEFSSGVSFVQLHDCKLIGDRDRTESGVYFMGSFNEVELARLRVYQFSHGVMIPSLNDKSPKKNLLLRESTFSEMKEAGLSVAEMTQPVSPSVSLTLTANYFHKSRAVVRYTSARGVWKSGMEIRGERNARDSETKPVEASIQNPNNAKPEDLLALVTIPAALTTDPTNDRFLLAEPGSPLEQSGSGVPSKSP